The nucleotide window CGGAGTAATCGCGCGGAAGATGGCGCCGGAACTCTTCGACATTCAGGCGGAGGGTTCCATTCCTGATGTTGATCAGGGCTTGCGGATCTCCCTTCCGGGCCAAGTCCGTGAAGGCCAGCGCGCCGACGATGTCCATGAAGGTGCGAACGGGCGCGAAGGCCGGGGTCATCGGGCCGCGTGGCGCCATGGGCGGCTGGGCGCGCGGCGGCATGGCGTGGGGCACGGGCCGGGGAACGCGCGAGGCGCCGGGACGCGTGATGCCGGGCATTCTCTTGCCGGCCTCGATGAGGGCCTCGAAGGATTTCGGGTCGCCGCCGCGCACGGCCTTTTCGGCGAGGTCCATGAGGGGTGAGCGATGCGGCGCAGCCGGGTTGGAAAGGCGGGCGCCGTCAATCAGGACGATGCCGACCTGGTCGAAGTTGGGGAGGCTTTGGGCACGGATCTGAAGGATGGGTTGGCGGCCCTCATAGACGACAATCATATCCCCGACGAGATCCAGTTTCAGAATCCGGGATTGATCGGAACCGCCCCCCATCTGGGCCCGGACCGGCGCGGGGACCACGATCGAGACCGCCAGCGCAAGGAAAGCCGCCGCAATGATCAACGGATTATGTCTCACCCTCGATCTCCTTCCAAAGCGAAACGCTCGCCTTCAAGAGTCTTTGTCAACATGGTAGGAAATTGTGCGCCAAAAAACAAGGCTCGGTCCAAAACGGCGTTTTTATGAATTATTGCGGTTCCGAGCGAAATTGTCCGGCTTAGGGCTTGACGGCGACATCGTACCCTTCGCGGATGGGCGGCGCCGTATAGAAAGGCAGAAACTTGACGAGCTGCTCCTGATAATAGCGGTTTTGCTCATTGGCCGCGGCCGCGGCTCGATCCTTCCAGAGCGTCATGGCGACGCACCGGCCGGCTTCTCGATCGACAAGCAGGTAAATGGCCTGAAAGCCCTCCTGGGCCCGGGCGGCCGGGACGACGCTCTTTTTGAAGAGATTGACGCCCTCTTCGAACTTATCGTTGCGGAAAGACAGTGTCGTCAGGCGTGCAAACATGTTCGTTCCCCTTTGAGTTCTGAGGATACAATAAGCCGCCGGACGCCCGTTGTCAAGACGCATGCGGAAAAGCAAGATGACGGATTGCCACACCATTGGATGTTTGATAACATAGTCAAAAACATGCGTCCGCAACTTGCCAAAGCCAGGCGACAACTGTACGAAATCATTTTCGAGACGCGAACGCGGGCGGGGCGGCGGTTCGATCTCGTTCTGCTGTGGCTCATCACCACAAGCATCCTGGTCGTCATCCTGGACAGCGTTCCCGAGATCCATGACATGGCCGCCCGGCCGCTTCTGGCCGTCGAATGGTTCTTCACGATCGCATTCACCGTCGAATACCTGCTGAGAATCTGGAGCAGTTCGAAGCCCCTGAAATACATTTTCAGCGGATGGGGGCTCATCGATTTCATCGCCATTTTTCCGACGTATTTCAGCTTGATATTCCCCGGCTCCCAGTCCTTCATGGTCGTCCGGGCGCTTAGACTGTTCCGCGTGTTCCGCATCCTTAAGTTGAACCGCCACGTCGCGGCGGCGCGGAGGCTGACGGCGGCCCTGAGGGCGAGCGTCTACAAGATCAGCGCCTTCCTGTTCGCCATGCTGGCCCTCGTCGTCATCATGGGGTCTATTATGTATCTCGTCGAGGGCGACGAAAACGGCTTCTCGAGCATCCCGCAGGGCATCTACTGGGCCGTGATCACCGTGACAACCGTCGGCTACGGCGACCTCGTCCCGCAGACCGTGCTCGGCAAATTCATATCGTCCTTCATCATGATCATCGGCTACTCCATCATCGCCGTCCCCACCGGGATCTTCACCGCGGAGATGATCCGGTCGAACGGCGCCCGGAAGGCCTGCGCGGAATGCCGTCACAAGAACGAGCTTTCGGCCCGTTTCTGCAGCCACTGCGGCCATGCTTTCTAATTCTCGTTGCTTGGCTTTGGAAATTCGAAGCCAAGCCATACAACCAAACCCGGCATTGACAATCCCTGAACGGGGGATTTATGCTGATCCGCAAGGGCAAGACACGATATGAAGGCGATCTTGCAGAATTTCCGGATCCGGGGGGAAGAATGACATTCTTATCCGTGTCTCGATGGTTGATCCTGTGTCTTGCCGCCGCCTTGGCGGGCATCGGCATCCTTTGCCTCGAAGCGGCCGGGCAGGCCGAAAGCCCCATTCAACTGAGCGGGAAAGCCATGGCGCACCTTCGCGCCCCGTCCGGAAACATGCCGGACGAGATCAACCGGGAGATTTCGAACGTGTTGCAGCGGTATTTCGGAGGGGTCGTCGCAGCGGTGATGGGGAGCGGAGCGGAAACCAAGTTCAATGCCGTGACCACCTATGGGTCCATGTTCGGTGCCCGGG belongs to Acidobacteriota bacterium and includes:
- a CDS encoding antibiotic biosynthesis monooxygenase, producing MFARLTTLSFRNDKFEEGVNLFKKSVVPAARAQEGFQAIYLLVDREAGRCVAMTLWKDRAAAAANEQNRYYQEQLVKFLPFYTAPPIREGYDVAVKP
- a CDS encoding ion transporter — translated: MRPQLAKARRQLYEIIFETRTRAGRRFDLVLLWLITTSILVVILDSVPEIHDMAARPLLAVEWFFTIAFTVEYLLRIWSSSKPLKYIFSGWGLIDFIAIFPTYFSLIFPGSQSFMVVRALRLFRVFRILKLNRHVAAARRLTAALRASVYKISAFLFAMLALVVIMGSIMYLVEGDENGFSSIPQGIYWAVITVTTVGYGDLVPQTVLGKFISSFIMIIGYSIIAVPTGIFTAEMIRSNGARKACAECRHKNELSARFCSHCGHAF